A window from Pseudomonas frederiksbergensis encodes these proteins:
- a CDS encoding LytR/AlgR family response regulator transcription factor has translation MNVLIVDDEPLARERLSRMVGELEGYSVLEPSATNGDEALALIDSHKPDIVLLDIGMPGLDGLQVAARLCERETPPAVVFCTGPDEFAVEALQASAVGYLVKPVRTEQLHEALKKAERPNRVQLAALTRPAAESGSGPRSHISARTRKGIELIPLGQVVYFIADHKYVTLRHEGGEVLLDEPLKALEDEFGDRFVRIHRNALVARERIERLQRTPLGHFQLFLKGLNGDALIVSRRHVAGVRKMMQQL, from the coding sequence ATGAATGTCCTGATCGTTGATGACGAACCCCTTGCCCGCGAGCGCCTGAGCCGAATGGTTGGCGAACTCGAGGGATACAGTGTCCTGGAGCCTAGCGCCACGAACGGCGATGAAGCGTTGGCTCTGATCGACAGCCACAAACCCGATATCGTGCTGCTCGATATCGGCATGCCGGGCCTCGATGGCTTGCAAGTGGCTGCACGATTGTGCGAACGCGAAACCCCGCCCGCCGTGGTGTTTTGCACAGGCCCCGATGAATTTGCCGTGGAAGCCTTACAGGCCAGCGCCGTAGGCTATCTGGTGAAACCTGTGCGTACAGAACAATTACATGAAGCGTTGAAAAAAGCCGAGCGGCCCAATCGCGTCCAGCTCGCGGCCCTGACCCGTCCCGCCGCCGAAAGTGGCAGCGGCCCACGCAGCCACATCAGCGCTCGAACCCGTAAAGGCATCGAGCTGATCCCGTTGGGTCAGGTGGTCTATTTCATTGCGGATCACAAATACGTGACCTTGCGCCACGAAGGCGGCGAAGTGCTGCTGGATGAGCCGCTCAAGGCCCTTGAAGATGAATTTGGCGACCGCTTCGTGCGAATCCACCGCAACGCGCTGGTCGCCCGCGAACGCATCGAACGCCTGCAACGCACGCCGCTGGGGCATTTTCAGCTGTTCCTCAAAGGCTTGAACGGCGACGCCCTGATCGTCAGCCGGCGGCATGTGGCGGGCGTGCGCAAAATGATGCAACAGCTTTAA
- a CDS encoding TIGR02647 family protein, whose protein sequence is MSLTPELVAELEILALFNLDSSQEGLKIHQTAAPKAIAAAQRLFDKELITQPDGGYLTSLGRDAAQNVQTVLTILNVRETA, encoded by the coding sequence ATGTCGCTTACCCCTGAGTTGGTTGCCGAACTGGAAATCCTCGCACTCTTCAACCTGGACAGTTCCCAGGAAGGTTTGAAAATTCATCAGACCGCTGCCCCGAAAGCCATTGCCGCCGCCCAAAGACTGTTCGACAAAGAACTGATCACCCAGCCAGATGGTGGTTATCTGACCAGTCTGGGTCGTGACGCCGCGCAAAATGTGCAAACCGTTCTGACCATTCTCAACGTGCGGGAAACTGCCTGA
- a CDS encoding class I adenylate cyclase, translating to MTRPHEIRPDLDEGIDRKVLSQLRARFLKLNEGRMARAMEGLSTRQQAVLTLLPLFFHVNHPLLPGYVSGSTPAGLSNYEPDANTLAEAQRLTRSFSYKPRHGSNPPRPIHGLFLMGSLGTLAQADQSDMDVWVCHGPDLSESELAELRKKCQLLETWAASQGAEAHFFLIDPTRFVRGERDTQLSSEDCGTTQHYLLLDEFYRTAIWLAGRTPIWWLVPVYEEASYDRYTHTLMSKRFIRADETLDLGHLANIPPGEFIGAGLWQLFKGIESPYKSVLKLLLIEVYASEHPKVHCLSLRFKQAVFANRLDLDELDPYIVVYRRIEEYLTARGEPERLELVRRALYLKVNRKLTGSNSRTQSWQRSLLERLAHEWQWDHRQLALLDSRSQWKVRQVGSERRALVKELNYSYRFLTQFARNEQTVSLINKRDLNVLGRRLYAAFERKADKIEFINPGIAPDLAEDTLTLVHAPNKKESGQTQWGLYNGSLTALEWEHFAPIKRSRQLLELLTWCHRNGVIDSSTRLALHPGTSDLSEFELFNLLGSLQQSIALPLTTVAEEPLLRASVPSEVLILVNVGVDPLKHHRDLNILMTTERTDSLSYAGVRENLVLTLDQVTLNSWNEVLVSRFDGPHALLDCVRDYLNNLPGGLQQPTLRVRCFCHNRAQFIARRVEEILDTAQNLLLSQLNHRYLIQVQQHYHVLELLPGQVKHIALDTLPALIDYLGEERASYSPLHLDPMVLEDHDLALVLPMGQPDCIQVFYRINEYHADLYVLDELNVLWQQRLPYHDEQSLLVPLQRFLQSIQYRRDALLPMEVAQPQSLDILYYQLLPSGPVRARRVESRPAPQTPVNKPFYDVQAIVGKAAPGQVQVTLYCNQREFSELEHGERLFSVVAREIVEQRRETERYRCYITDLDLSGLLGDGQSSSILYLRYKADLERALNEALEQV from the coding sequence ATGACCCGCCCCCATGAAATCCGCCCCGATCTGGACGAGGGAATCGACCGCAAGGTTCTCAGTCAACTGCGCGCACGCTTTCTGAAGCTCAACGAAGGCCGCATGGCCCGCGCCATGGAAGGGTTGTCGACCCGCCAGCAAGCCGTTCTGACCTTGTTGCCGCTGTTTTTCCACGTCAATCATCCGCTGTTGCCGGGGTACGTTTCGGGCAGCACGCCGGCCGGGCTGTCGAACTACGAACCCGACGCCAACACCCTGGCCGAAGCCCAACGCCTGACCCGCTCGTTTTCTTATAAACCCCGCCATGGCAGCAATCCGCCGCGACCGATTCACGGCCTGTTCCTGATGGGCAGCCTCGGCACTCTCGCCCAGGCCGACCAGAGCGACATGGACGTGTGGGTCTGTCACGGGCCGGACTTGAGCGAAAGCGAGCTCGCTGAACTGCGCAAAAAATGCCAGCTCCTCGAAACCTGGGCTGCCAGTCAGGGTGCCGAGGCGCATTTCTTCCTGATCGACCCGACCCGTTTCGTACGCGGCGAACGTGATACGCAACTGAGTTCGGAAGACTGCGGCACCACCCAGCACTATCTGCTGCTGGACGAGTTTTATCGCACCGCGATCTGGCTGGCCGGACGCACGCCCATCTGGTGGCTGGTGCCCGTCTACGAAGAAGCGAGCTACGACCGTTACACCCACACGCTGATGTCCAAGCGCTTCATCCGTGCCGATGAAACCCTCGACCTGGGCCATCTGGCCAATATCCCGCCCGGCGAATTTATCGGCGCCGGGCTCTGGCAGTTGTTCAAGGGCATCGAGTCGCCCTACAAATCGGTACTCAAACTGCTGCTGATCGAGGTGTACGCCAGCGAACATCCCAAGGTTCATTGCCTGAGCCTGCGCTTCAAGCAAGCGGTGTTTGCCAATCGGCTCGATCTCGATGAGCTGGACCCGTACATCGTGGTTTACCGGCGCATCGAGGAATACCTCACCGCCCGTGGCGAACCGGAACGCCTGGAGCTGGTGCGCCGGGCGTTGTACCTGAAGGTCAATCGCAAACTCACCGGCAGCAACAGCCGCACGCAGAGCTGGCAGCGCTCGTTGCTCGAACGCCTGGCCCACGAATGGCAGTGGGATCATCGTCAACTGGCCCTGCTCGACAGTCGCAGCCAGTGGAAGGTCCGTCAGGTCGGCTCTGAACGCAGGGCCTTGGTCAAGGAGCTCAATTACAGCTACCGTTTCCTGACCCAATTCGCCCGCAACGAACAGACTGTCAGCCTGATCAACAAGCGCGACCTCAACGTACTGGGTCGACGGCTGTACGCAGCGTTCGAGCGCAAGGCCGACAAGATCGAGTTCATCAACCCTGGCATCGCCCCGGATCTGGCCGAAGACACCCTCACGCTGGTACACGCGCCGAACAAGAAAGAATCGGGGCAAACTCAGTGGGGTTTGTACAACGGTAGCCTGACAGCCCTCGAATGGGAGCATTTCGCACCGATCAAGCGCAGCCGCCAACTGCTGGAACTGCTGACCTGGTGTCACCGCAACGGCGTGATCGACAGCAGCACTCGCCTGGCCTTGCATCCCGGCACCAGCGACCTGAGCGAGTTCGAACTGTTCAACCTGCTCGGCAGCCTGCAACAGAGCATCGCGCTGCCGCTGACAACCGTCGCCGAAGAACCGTTACTGCGCGCGAGTGTGCCGAGCGAAGTGCTGATTCTGGTGAATGTCGGCGTCGATCCACTCAAGCACCACCGCGACCTGAACATCCTGATGACCACCGAGCGCACCGACTCCCTGAGTTACGCCGGCGTCCGGGAAAACCTGGTGTTGACCCTCGATCAGGTCACGCTCAACAGTTGGAACGAAGTGCTGGTCAGCCGCTTCGACGGCCCTCACGCGCTGCTCGACTGCGTGCGCGATTACCTCAACAACCTGCCCGGCGGGCTACAACAACCCACGTTGCGGGTTCGATGCTTCTGCCACAACCGCGCGCAATTCATCGCCCGGCGGGTCGAAGAGATCCTCGACACCGCGCAGAACCTGCTGTTGAGCCAGCTCAATCATCGCTACCTGATTCAAGTCCAGCAGCACTACCACGTGCTGGAACTGCTGCCCGGCCAGGTCAAACATATCGCCCTGGACACGCTGCCAGCGCTGATCGATTACCTGGGCGAAGAGCGGGCAAGCTACAGCCCGCTGCACCTGGACCCGATGGTACTGGAAGACCACGACCTGGCGCTGGTCCTGCCAATGGGGCAGCCCGATTGCATTCAGGTGTTCTACCGGATCAACGAATACCACGCCGACCTGTACGTGCTGGATGAACTCAATGTCCTGTGGCAGCAGCGCTTGCCTTACCACGACGAGCAAAGCCTGCTGGTGCCGCTGCAACGTTTCCTGCAATCGATCCAGTACCGACGCGACGCCTTACTGCCGATGGAAGTCGCCCAGCCCCAGAGTCTGGACATCCTGTATTACCAACTGCTGCCCTCCGGCCCCGTAAGGGCGCGTCGGGTCGAATCCCGGCCAGCGCCGCAAACCCCGGTCAACAAACCGTTCTACGACGTGCAGGCGATTGTCGGCAAAGCCGCACCGGGGCAGGTGCAGGTCACGTTGTATTGCAATCAGCGGGAATTTTCAGAGTTGGAACATGGCGAACGACTGTTCAGCGTGGTCGCCCGGGAAATCGTCGAGCAGCGCCGTGAAACCGAACGCTATCGCTGCTACATCACCGACCTGGACCTGTCAGGCCTGCTCGGTGATGGTCAGAGTTCAAGCATTTTGTATTTGCGCTACAAGGCTGACCTGGAGCGCGCATTGAACGAGGCGCTCGAGCAGGTCTGA
- a CDS encoding glutathione S-transferase family protein has translation MLKLYGFSVSNYYNMVKLALLEKGLPFEEVLFYPGTSPEALAISPRGKVPVLGVEQGFINETSVILEYLEQSQKGTPLLPSDPFERSQVLALAKEIELYIELPGRACYAEAFFGMTVPDAIKDKTKAELLLGFASLGRHGKFTPYVAGDSLSIADLYFLYSVPLACAVAQKLFDLDLLAEMPAAKALLERLGEKPNVQRIAKDKDAAMPAFLAMVAGKK, from the coding sequence ATGCTCAAGCTTTATGGATTTTCCGTCAGCAACTACTACAACATGGTCAAGCTGGCGCTGCTCGAGAAGGGACTGCCATTTGAAGAGGTCCTGTTTTACCCGGGGACGAGCCCGGAGGCATTAGCCATCAGCCCTCGCGGGAAGGTGCCGGTGCTGGGTGTCGAACAGGGTTTCATCAACGAAACCAGCGTGATTCTCGAATACCTCGAACAAAGCCAGAAAGGTACGCCGCTGTTGCCGAGCGATCCCTTTGAGCGTTCGCAGGTGCTGGCACTGGCCAAGGAAATCGAGCTGTACATCGAATTGCCGGGGCGTGCCTGCTACGCCGAAGCATTTTTCGGCATGACGGTGCCGGATGCAATCAAGGACAAGACCAAGGCCGAGTTGCTGCTGGGGTTTGCCTCACTGGGCAGGCACGGCAAGTTCACCCCTTATGTGGCAGGTGACAGCCTGAGCATTGCGGATTTGTATTTCCTCTACAGCGTGCCGTTGGCCTGTGCGGTGGCGCAGAAGCTGTTTGACCTGGATTTGCTGGCGGAGATGCCGGCGGCCAAGGCGCTGCTGGAGCGTCTGGGGGAAAAGCCGAATGTGCAGCGGATTGCAAAGGACAAGGACGCGGCAATGCCAGCGTTTTTGGCGATGGTCGCCGGCAAGAAGTAG
- a CDS encoding uroporphyrinogen-III C-methyltransferase, whose amino-acid sequence MSETALPKDDVKPVLDAPVEAPVETGPPAAVQRRGNGLAIVALLLGAAGVAVGGWGVWQVRHLQANTQLQLSQVQALNDQAQELKLNEQRLTARLEQMPAADELDARSRLVTQLQGDQQRLNQRLETVLGASRKDWRLAEAEHLLRLASLRLSALQDISSAQALVQGADEILREQNDPGSFAAREQVAKTLVALRSTQQPDRTGLFLRLGALRDQVISLTELAPEYKDRGESLLGLTADGDGASRWAQWWDQVSRYIRIDFNADKNVRPLLAGQSLSQVRLALSLALEQAQWAALNGQAAVYTQALAEARDVLKGNFNPDNPQSKVMLEQVGELSKQPVAVVTPDLTGTLSAVQGYLERRNVNAEDSIKPMAKPATDTVQEATP is encoded by the coding sequence GTGAGCGAAACAGCCTTGCCTAAAGATGACGTCAAGCCAGTGCTCGATGCACCGGTTGAAGCACCGGTTGAAACCGGGCCACCTGCTGCAGTGCAGCGCCGAGGCAATGGGCTGGCAATCGTCGCGCTGCTGCTGGGCGCTGCCGGTGTTGCCGTGGGCGGTTGGGGTGTCTGGCAGGTGCGTCACCTGCAAGCCAACACTCAACTGCAGTTGAGCCAGGTCCAGGCATTGAACGATCAGGCGCAGGAGCTGAAGCTCAATGAACAACGCCTGACGGCTCGCCTGGAACAAATGCCGGCCGCCGACGAGCTCGACGCGCGCAGTCGTTTGGTCACTCAGCTTCAAGGTGATCAGCAACGCTTGAACCAACGTCTGGAAACGGTTCTGGGCGCCAGCCGCAAGGATTGGCGCCTGGCCGAGGCCGAGCATCTGCTGCGTCTGGCCAGCCTGCGTCTTTCCGCGTTGCAGGACATCAGCAGTGCCCAGGCTTTGGTCCAGGGCGCCGATGAAATTTTGCGCGAACAGAACGACCCGGGTTCGTTTGCCGCTCGCGAGCAAGTAGCCAAGACACTGGTGGCATTGCGTAGCACCCAGCAGCCGGATCGCACCGGTCTGTTCCTGCGATTGGGGGCGTTGCGCGATCAGGTGATCAGCCTTACCGAGCTGGCACCCGAGTACAAGGACCGTGGCGAATCCCTGTTGGGTCTCACTGCTGATGGCGACGGCGCCAGTCGTTGGGCGCAATGGTGGGATCAGGTCTCGCGCTACATCCGCATCGACTTCAACGCCGACAAGAATGTGCGTCCGTTGCTGGCCGGGCAGAGCCTGAGCCAGGTGCGCCTGGCCCTGAGCCTGGCGCTGGAGCAGGCGCAATGGGCCGCGCTCAACGGCCAGGCCGCGGTTTATACCCAGGCGCTGGCCGAAGCGCGGGACGTACTTAAAGGTAACTTCAACCCGGACAACCCTCAGAGCAAAGTGATGCTTGAGCAGGTTGGCGAGTTGAGCAAGCAACCGGTCGCCGTGGTCACGCCAGACCTGACCGGCACGCTGAGTGCAGTTCAGGGTTATCTGGAACGGCGCAACGTCAACGCCGAGGACTCGATCAAGCCGATGGCCAAACCTGCCACGGACACCGTTCAGGAGGCGACGCCATGA
- the hemC gene encoding hydroxymethylbilane synthase: MSSREIRIATRKSALALWQAEYVKARLEEAHPGLLVTLVPMVSRGDKLLDSPLSKIGGKGLFVKELETALLENEADIAVHSMKDVPMDFPEGLGLFCICEREDPRDAFVSNTYTSLDELPPGSIVGTSSLRRQAQLLTRRPDLEIRFLRGNVNTRLAKLDAGEYDAIILAAAGLLRLGFEDRITSAISVDDSLPAGGQGAVGIECRSIDSEIHALLAPLHHQDTATRVTAERALNKHLNGGCQVPIACYAVLEGEQIWLRGLVGDPNGGLLLSAEARAPRSDAEALGVQVAEDLLSQGANDILKAVYGEAGHE; encoded by the coding sequence ATGTCCTCTCGCGAAATCCGCATCGCCACCCGTAAAAGTGCACTCGCCCTGTGGCAGGCCGAATACGTCAAAGCCCGTCTGGAAGAGGCCCATCCGGGTCTGCTCGTGACGTTGGTGCCCATGGTCAGTCGCGGTGACAAGTTGCTCGACTCGCCACTGTCGAAAATCGGCGGCAAGGGCCTGTTCGTCAAAGAACTGGAAACCGCGCTGCTGGAAAACGAAGCCGACATCGCGGTGCACTCCATGAAAGACGTGCCGATGGACTTCCCTGAAGGCCTCGGTCTGTTTTGCATCTGCGAGCGCGAAGACCCGCGCGATGCATTCGTCTCCAACACCTACACCAGCCTGGACGAATTGCCGCCAGGCAGCATCGTCGGCACCTCCAGCCTGCGCCGTCAGGCCCAGTTGCTGACCCGTCGCCCAGACCTGGAGATTCGTTTCCTGCGCGGCAACGTCAACACGCGCCTGGCCAAGCTCGATGCCGGCGAATACGACGCGATTATCCTCGCTGCTGCCGGCCTGCTTCGTCTGGGCTTTGAAGATCGCATCACCTCGGCCATCAGCGTCGACGACAGTCTGCCGGCCGGTGGCCAAGGTGCGGTGGGTATCGAATGCCGCAGCATCGACAGCGAAATTCACGCGCTGTTGGCACCGCTGCACCATCAGGACACCGCCACCCGCGTGACCGCCGAACGTGCTCTCAACAAACATTTGAATGGCGGCTGCCAAGTGCCGATCGCCTGCTATGCCGTGCTTGAAGGCGAACAAATCTGGTTGCGCGGTCTTGTCGGAGATCCGAACGGCGGCCTGCTGCTTAGCGCCGAGGCTCGTGCGCCACGTAGCGATGCCGAAGCCCTGGGTGTGCAAGTGGCTGAAGACCTGCTGAGTCAAGGCGCCAACGACATCCTGAAAGCAGTCTACGGCGAGGCAGGTCACGAGTGA
- a CDS encoding uroporphyrinogen-III synthase: protein MTGWRLLLTRPADESAALSGFLAEKGIFSSSLPLLEIEPIPASDTMREMIQGLDRYCAVIVVSKPAARIAVDLLDRYRLQPPRLKWFSVGAATAQILEDRGLDISFPVGGDDSEALLELPQLREAIARPDPRVLIMRGEGGRELLAERLRELGASVEYLELYRRDLPQYPPAALPDRIEAERLNGLVVSSGQGFEHLHQLAGDAWPQLARLPLFVPSPRVAELARSAGAQTVVDCRGASAAALLTALREHPGPVL, encoded by the coding sequence GTGACGGGTTGGCGCCTGCTGCTGACGCGTCCCGCGGATGAGTCGGCGGCGCTGAGCGGTTTTTTGGCCGAAAAGGGGATTTTCAGCAGCAGTTTGCCGCTTTTGGAGATCGAGCCGATTCCAGCCTCTGACACAATGCGCGAGATGATTCAGGGGCTGGATCGCTATTGCGCAGTGATAGTCGTCAGCAAGCCGGCTGCCAGAATTGCCGTGGATCTGCTCGACAGGTATCGGCTGCAACCCCCTCGTTTGAAGTGGTTTAGCGTAGGCGCAGCCACCGCGCAGATCCTCGAGGATCGCGGGTTGGACATCAGCTTTCCGGTGGGGGGCGATGACAGCGAAGCCTTGCTTGAACTTCCGCAGTTGCGCGAGGCCATTGCGCGGCCCGATCCGCGTGTGCTGATCATGCGCGGGGAGGGCGGGCGCGAGTTGCTGGCTGAGCGTTTGCGCGAGCTTGGTGCTAGTGTCGAGTATCTGGAGTTGTACCGCCGCGACCTGCCGCAGTACCCGCCGGCAGCGCTGCCTGACCGGATCGAAGCGGAACGCTTGAACGGGCTGGTGGTCAGCAGTGGACAGGGTTTTGAGCACCTGCATCAATTGGCCGGCGATGCCTGGCCGCAGTTGGCGCGGTTGCCGTTGTTTGTTCCAAGCCCCAGGGTCGCCGAGCTGGCACGTTCCGCCGGGGCCCAAACAGTTGTGGATTGTCGTGGCGCCAGTGCCGCGGCATTGCTGACGGCGTTACGGGAGCATCCCGGACCCGTTCTCTAA
- a CDS encoding DUF1289 domain-containing protein, which produces MTQPAPVRAPKPLYSNVSPAVASPCSGVCRLDEQKVCLGCFRHVEDIREWRSADDERRRVICAQAAQRKTAT; this is translated from the coding sequence GTGACCCAGCCTGCGCCCGTTCGTGCGCCAAAACCGCTCTACAGCAATGTCAGCCCGGCGGTGGCTTCACCGTGCAGCGGCGTGTGTCGGCTGGATGAGCAGAAGGTCTGCCTTGGGTGTTTTCGCCATGTCGAAGATATCCGCGAATGGCGTTCGGCCGATGATGAGCGGCGGCGTGTCATCTGCGCCCAGGCGGCGCAGCGCAAGACCGCCACCTGA
- a CDS encoding heme biosynthesis protein HemY, translating into MKRLYVIVFLVIAAAAALGLAIAEHSGYVLIAYKSFRYESSLWATLALVAVLWLVFWGIKALIELVMTSSGVVNPWSRRNRSRRVQVAIEHGQLDLAEGRWASAQRHLHRAAEAERQPLLYYLGAARAANEQGQYEESDNLLERALERQPQAELAIALSHAQLQTDRGDTDGALVTLQAMHERHPHNVQTLRQLQRLHQQRGDWSAVIRLLPELRKDKVLPASELAELERRAWGENLSLAAHQEADGTVGLQSLNRAWQQLTSAQRQEPQLVLAYAEQLRQLGAQVEAEEILRTALKRNYDSHLARLYGLVRGSDPARQLHTAEGWLKDHPADPSLLLTLGRLCLQSSLWGKARDYLESSLRVQRNPEACAELARLLAQLGDTERSNQLFQEGLGLLDERLLAAPLPVPVHA; encoded by the coding sequence ATGAAACGCCTCTATGTAATCGTGTTCCTGGTGATCGCCGCTGCCGCCGCGCTGGGGCTGGCGATCGCCGAGCATTCCGGTTACGTGCTGATCGCCTACAAAAGCTTCCGTTACGAATCGAGCCTGTGGGCAACCCTGGCGTTGGTCGCCGTGCTCTGGCTGGTGTTCTGGGGCATCAAGGCGTTGATCGAATTGGTGATGACCTCCAGCGGCGTGGTCAATCCCTGGTCTCGGCGCAATCGCAGCCGCCGTGTGCAGGTGGCGATTGAACACGGTCAGCTGGATCTGGCCGAAGGTCGCTGGGCCAGTGCGCAGCGTCATCTGCACCGGGCTGCGGAAGCCGAGCGCCAGCCGCTGCTTTATTACCTCGGCGCTGCCCGGGCCGCGAACGAACAAGGGCAATACGAGGAAAGCGACAATCTGCTCGAGCGCGCTCTGGAGCGACAGCCCCAGGCAGAGTTGGCCATTGCCCTGAGTCACGCGCAACTCCAGACCGACCGCGGCGATACCGATGGCGCCCTGGTGACCTTGCAAGCCATGCACGAGCGTCATCCTCATAACGTCCAGACCTTGCGCCAGTTGCAGCGCTTGCACCAACAGCGCGGCGACTGGTCGGCCGTGATTCGCCTGCTGCCGGAGCTACGCAAGGACAAGGTCCTGCCAGCGTCCGAGCTGGCCGAACTGGAGCGCCGGGCCTGGGGGGAGAACCTGTCCCTGGCGGCGCATCAAGAAGCAGACGGAACGGTCGGCTTGCAATCGCTCAATCGCGCCTGGCAGCAACTGACCTCAGCTCAGCGTCAGGAGCCGCAACTGGTGCTCGCTTATGCCGAGCAACTTCGGCAACTGGGGGCTCAGGTCGAGGCCGAAGAGATCCTGCGAACAGCGCTCAAGCGCAACTACGACAGTCATCTGGCGCGCCTCTACGGACTCGTTCGCGGCAGCGATCCGGCCCGTCAACTGCACACCGCCGAAGGCTGGCTCAAGGATCATCCGGCCGACCCGAGCCTGCTGCTGACCCTGGGGCGCTTGTGTCTGCAAAGCAGCCTTTGGGGCAAGGCCCGGGATTATCTGGAAAGCAGCCTGCGCGTGCAGCGCAACCCGGAAGCCTGTGCGGAACTGGCGCGGCTGCTGGCGCAGCTGGGTGACACTGAACGCAGCAATCAGTTGTTCCAGGAAGGCCTGGGTTTGCTGGACGAGCGCCTGCTGGCGGCACCGTTGCCGGTTCCTGTTCACGCTTGA
- the rnk gene encoding nucleoside diphosphate kinase regulator codes for MTAPSITLTRLDVQRLERLIDSLDDTLPGVIALQTELDRADSVVGHDEVPADVVTMNSRVHCREEGSGKDYHLTLVYPKDANADEGKISILAPVGSALLGLKVGQHIDWPAPGGKTLKLTLLEVESQPAEGGHFPE; via the coding sequence ATGACCGCACCTTCAATCACCCTTACCCGTCTGGACGTGCAACGTCTGGAGCGCCTGATCGACAGCCTGGATGACACGCTGCCGGGCGTTATCGCGCTGCAAACCGAACTGGATCGCGCCGATAGCGTGGTCGGTCACGATGAAGTGCCCGCCGATGTCGTGACCATGAATTCCCGTGTGCATTGCCGTGAAGAAGGCAGCGGCAAGGACTATCACCTGACGCTGGTTTATCCGAAGGATGCCAATGCCGACGAAGGCAAGATTTCCATTCTGGCGCCGGTCGGCAGCGCGTTGCTGGGGCTTAAGGTTGGTCAGCACATCGACTGGCCGGCTCCGGGCGGCAAGACGCTGAAACTGACCCTGCTGGAAGTCGAATCGCAGCCGGCCGAGGGCGGCCACTTCCCCGAGTAA
- the argH gene encoding argininosuccinate lyase encodes MSTDKTNQSWGGRFSEPVDAFVARFTASVTFDQRLYRHDIMGSIAHATMLAKVGVLTDAERDSITDGLKTIQGEIEAGQFDWRIDLEDVHMNIEARLTDRIGVTGKKLHTGRSRNDQVATDIRLWLRDEIDLILSEITRLQKGLLEQAEREAGSIMPGFTHLQTAQPVTFGHHMLAWFEMLSRDYERLVDCRKRTNRMPLGSAALAGTTYPIDREYTAQLLGFDAVGGNSLDNVSDRDFAIEFCSAASIAMMHLSRFSEELVLWTSAQFQFIDLPDRFCTGSSIMPQKKNPDVPELVRGKTGRVFGALMGLLTLMKGQPLAYNKDNQEDKEPLFDAADTLRDSLRAFADMIPAIKPKHAMMREAALRGFSTATDLADYLVRRGLPFRDCHEIVGHAVKYGVESGKDLAEMSLEELRKFSDQIDQDVFAVLTLEGSVNARDHIGGTAPAQVKKAVARGQALLASR; translated from the coding sequence ATGAGCACTGACAAGACCAATCAGTCCTGGGGCGGCCGCTTCAGTGAACCCGTCGACGCCTTCGTCGCCCGCTTCACCGCCTCCGTCACTTTCGACCAGCGCCTGTATCGCCACGACATCATGGGCTCGATCGCTCACGCCACGATGCTGGCCAAGGTCGGCGTGCTGACCGATGCCGAGCGCGACAGCATCACTGATGGCCTGAAGACCATCCAGGGTGAAATCGAGGCCGGCCAGTTCGACTGGCGCATCGACCTCGAAGACGTGCACATGAACATCGAAGCGCGCCTGACCGACCGCATCGGCGTCACCGGTAAAAAGCTGCACACCGGTCGCAGCCGTAACGACCAGGTCGCTACCGACATCCGCCTGTGGCTGCGCGACGAGATCGACCTGATCCTGAGCGAAATCACCCGCCTGCAAAAAGGCTTGCTGGAACAGGCCGAGCGTGAAGCCGGCAGCATCATGCCGGGCTTCACTCACCTGCAAACCGCGCAGCCGGTAACTTTCGGACACCACATGCTGGCCTGGTTCGAAATGCTCAGCCGCGACTACGAACGCCTGGTCGACTGCCGCAAACGTACCAACCGCATGCCGCTGGGCAGCGCCGCACTGGCGGGCACCACCTACCCGATCGACCGCGAATACACCGCTCAACTGCTGGGTTTCGACGCCGTGGGCGGCAACTCGCTGGACAACGTGTCCGATCGCGACTTCGCCATCGAGTTCTGTTCGGCTGCGAGCATCGCGATGATGCACTTGTCGCGTTTCTCCGAAGAGCTGGTGCTGTGGACCAGCGCGCAGTTCCAGTTCATCGATCTGCCGGACCGTTTCTGCACCGGCAGCTCGATCATGCCGCAAAAGAAAAACCCGGACGTCCCGGAGCTGGTGCGTGGCAAGACCGGTCGCGTATTCGGCGCACTGATGGGCCTGCTGACCCTGATGAAAGGCCAGCCACTGGCCTACAACAAGGACAACCAGGAAGATAAAGAGCCGCTGTTCGACGCCGCCGACACGTTGCGCGACTCGCTGCGGGCCTTTGCCGACATGATTCCGGCGATCAAACCCAAGCACGCGATGATGCGTGAAGCAGCCCTGCGCGGCTTCTCCACCGCCACCGATCTGGCCGACTACCTGGTTCGCCGCGGCCTGCCGTTCCGTGACTGCCACGAAATCGTTGGCCATGCCGTGAAGTACGGCGTGGAAAGCGGTAAAGACCTGGCGGAAATGAGCCTGGAAGAGCTGCGCAAGTTCAGCGACCAGATCGATCAGGACGTGTTCGCCGTGCTGACCCTGGAAGGCTCAGTGAATGCCCGTGACCACATCGGCGGAACTGCGCCGGCACAGGTGAAAAAGGCCGTGGCTCGCGGCCAGGCGTTACTCGCCAGCCGCTAA